The Diorhabda sublineata isolate icDioSubl1.1 chromosome 6, icDioSubl1.1, whole genome shotgun sequence genome includes a window with the following:
- the LOC130445171 gene encoding uncharacterized protein LOC130445171 isoform X2 produces the protein MILTFIIYCFILILMPIMWALIIFFYLFKKFLELYLMIKFRRKFGGMLYTSDELMLEKDTQKNVITSILIIKTENDITDVFQKITAMVEYGVKHAEKFPKLSSTVHSCCGYGYLLRKDIDVHQCVRTITVDEDSDKTIKDVLYEINKSELPYDNKFLWQFVIVTGPNKWKLRQNIREDQMYLLLRVHHVFGDGLSIIKAFIGMHSSVDLSNIKKVLGKANKKKNILVKMLELICFPFLLPHTLMINKARKSSSLGYMEPTGSETTSSRKFYFKIDEDDTIIRCVKRIKKAIGNTAFVEVVLTSISASLERYSANNCISIPEAAITVAPTMHIDMNERKKDVETKNRFGLLVFQMPISLESLSLSDRLTELKKATRKIANSGHLKVTFLLINYIIGLFPNNMARYLFNVDNYGICFSNIPSLPKVRLFNGLEIEHMVFFPPVKGASGVAFGLSTFDDKIHLGLAVNDKIMINHENCQKIVDDVFQFIRLFDEELHMKELPTKFVSIKL, from the exons ATGATCCTCACGTTTATCATCTACTGCTTTATCCTAATCTTAATGCCAATTATGTGGGCGCTAATaatattcttctatttattcaaaaaattcctCGAATTGTACTTGATGATAAAATTTAGAAGGAAATTTGGCGGTATGCTTTATACCTCTGACGAATTGATGTTGGAAAAGGACACCCAAAAGAATGTAATCACCTCTATACTTATTATTAAAACCGAAAATGATATCACAgatgtatttcaaaaaataacagCTATGGTAGAATATGGTGTTAAGCACGCTGAAAAATTTCCGAAATTATCGAGCACAGTACATTCTTGTTGTGGTTATGGATATTTATTGAGGAAAGATATAGATGTACACCAGTGCGTGAGAACAATTACAGTCGATGAAGATAGTGATAAAACAATTAAAGATGTTCtttatgaaattaacaaatCCGAACTACCTTACGATAATAAATTCCTTTGGCAATTTGTAATTGTGACCGGTccaaataaatggaaattacGTCAAAACATCAGAGAAGATCAAATGTATCTTCTGCTTAGAGTACATCATGTATTTGGAG atgGCTTATCAATCATCAAAGCCTTCATAGGGATGCACTCGTCTGTAGATTTGAGCAATATTAAAAAGGTTTTAGGCAAGgctaataagaaaaaaaatatattggtaaAAATGTTGGAACTTATCTGTTTCCCTTTTTTATTACCTCACACCTTAATGATTAACAAAGCTAGAAAATCTTCTAGTCTTGGTTATATGGAACCCACAGGATCGGAAACCACCAGCAGCagaaagttttatttcaaaatagatgaAGATGACACTATTATCCGTTGCGTAAAAAGAATAAAGAAGGCTATAGGTAATACTGCTTTTGTGGAAGTAGTTTTAACATCAATTTCTGCAAGCTTAGAAAGATATTCTGCTAAT AACTGCATTAGTATTCCCGAAGCAGCCATTACTGTTGCACCCACTATGCATATTGATatgaatgaaagaaaaaaagacgTAGAAACGAAGAATAGATTTGGATTACTTGTATTTCAAATGCCAATTTCACTTGAGTCGCTTTCATTGTCGGACAGATTAACAGAATTGAAAAAAGCGACTAGAAAAATAGCTAATTCAGGACATCTTAAg GTTACGTTTTTGCTTATAAATTACATTATAGGACTATTTCCCAATAATATGGCTAGATACTTATTCAATGTGGACAACTATGGTATATGTTTTAGTAATATACCGTCATTACCTAAAGTACGTTTGTTCAATGGATTAGAAATAGAACATATGGTTTTCTTTCCACCTGTTAAAGGAGCTAGTg gTGTGGCTTTTGGTTTATCAACTTTTGATGATAAAATACATTTGGGCCTCGCagttaatgataaaataatgattaatcACGAAAATTGCCAGAAAATAGTGGATGATGTTTTCCAGTTTATTAGattatttgatgaagaattgCATATGAAGGAATTACCAACGAAATTCGTCAgtatcaaattataa
- the LOC130445171 gene encoding uncharacterized protein LOC130445171 isoform X1, producing the protein MNASALLKLLSQMILTFIIYCFILILMPIMWALIIFFYLFKKFLELYLMIKFRRKFGGMLYTSDELMLEKDTQKNVITSILIIKTENDITDVFQKITAMVEYGVKHAEKFPKLSSTVHSCCGYGYLLRKDIDVHQCVRTITVDEDSDKTIKDVLYEINKSELPYDNKFLWQFVIVTGPNKWKLRQNIREDQMYLLLRVHHVFGDGLSIIKAFIGMHSSVDLSNIKKVLGKANKKKNILVKMLELICFPFLLPHTLMINKARKSSSLGYMEPTGSETTSSRKFYFKIDEDDTIIRCVKRIKKAIGNTAFVEVVLTSISASLERYSANNCISIPEAAITVAPTMHIDMNERKKDVETKNRFGLLVFQMPISLESLSLSDRLTELKKATRKIANSGHLKVTFLLINYIIGLFPNNMARYLFNVDNYGICFSNIPSLPKVRLFNGLEIEHMVFFPPVKGASGVAFGLSTFDDKIHLGLAVNDKIMINHENCQKIVDDVFQFIRLFDEELHMKELPTKFVSIKL; encoded by the exons ATGA ATGCATCTgcgttattaaaattattatccCAGATGATCCTCACGTTTATCATCTACTGCTTTATCCTAATCTTAATGCCAATTATGTGGGCGCTAATaatattcttctatttattcaaaaaattcctCGAATTGTACTTGATGATAAAATTTAGAAGGAAATTTGGCGGTATGCTTTATACCTCTGACGAATTGATGTTGGAAAAGGACACCCAAAAGAATGTAATCACCTCTATACTTATTATTAAAACCGAAAATGATATCACAgatgtatttcaaaaaataacagCTATGGTAGAATATGGTGTTAAGCACGCTGAAAAATTTCCGAAATTATCGAGCACAGTACATTCTTGTTGTGGTTATGGATATTTATTGAGGAAAGATATAGATGTACACCAGTGCGTGAGAACAATTACAGTCGATGAAGATAGTGATAAAACAATTAAAGATGTTCtttatgaaattaacaaatCCGAACTACCTTACGATAATAAATTCCTTTGGCAATTTGTAATTGTGACCGGTccaaataaatggaaattacGTCAAAACATCAGAGAAGATCAAATGTATCTTCTGCTTAGAGTACATCATGTATTTGGAG atgGCTTATCAATCATCAAAGCCTTCATAGGGATGCACTCGTCTGTAGATTTGAGCAATATTAAAAAGGTTTTAGGCAAGgctaataagaaaaaaaatatattggtaaAAATGTTGGAACTTATCTGTTTCCCTTTTTTATTACCTCACACCTTAATGATTAACAAAGCTAGAAAATCTTCTAGTCTTGGTTATATGGAACCCACAGGATCGGAAACCACCAGCAGCagaaagttttatttcaaaatagatgaAGATGACACTATTATCCGTTGCGTAAAAAGAATAAAGAAGGCTATAGGTAATACTGCTTTTGTGGAAGTAGTTTTAACATCAATTTCTGCAAGCTTAGAAAGATATTCTGCTAAT AACTGCATTAGTATTCCCGAAGCAGCCATTACTGTTGCACCCACTATGCATATTGATatgaatgaaagaaaaaaagacgTAGAAACGAAGAATAGATTTGGATTACTTGTATTTCAAATGCCAATTTCACTTGAGTCGCTTTCATTGTCGGACAGATTAACAGAATTGAAAAAAGCGACTAGAAAAATAGCTAATTCAGGACATCTTAAg GTTACGTTTTTGCTTATAAATTACATTATAGGACTATTTCCCAATAATATGGCTAGATACTTATTCAATGTGGACAACTATGGTATATGTTTTAGTAATATACCGTCATTACCTAAAGTACGTTTGTTCAATGGATTAGAAATAGAACATATGGTTTTCTTTCCACCTGTTAAAGGAGCTAGTg gTGTGGCTTTTGGTTTATCAACTTTTGATGATAAAATACATTTGGGCCTCGCagttaatgataaaataatgattaatcACGAAAATTGCCAGAAAATAGTGGATGATGTTTTCCAGTTTATTAGattatttgatgaagaattgCATATGAAGGAATTACCAACGAAATTCGTCAgtatcaaattataa